The proteins below come from a single Candidatus Aenigmatarchaeota archaeon genomic window:
- the dnaK gene encoding molecular chaperone DnaK, whose protein sequence is MAKEKIIGIDLGTSNSQAAVMIGGKPTIIPSAEGATVAGKMFPSIVAFTKEGTLLVGEPARRQVVSNPEGTVSGAKRQMGTGHKFKLHGKEYTPQQISAFILQKIKRDAEAFLGETIRKAVITVPAYFNDNQRQATKDAGKIAGLEVERLVNEPTAAAMAYNLEKDEESKILIFDLGGGTLDVTIMEYAEGTFTVLSTSGDTHLGGRDMDESLVGYIVSEFKKKENIDISTDKIAMQRVREAAEKAKIELSAVFETEINLPFIAMSGGSAKNLEMKITRSKLDELVDTIVQKCKVPVEQAIKDSKLSRGEVGKVILVGGPTRMPLIQKFVEEITGRKPERGVDPMECVALGAAVQGAILAGEIKDLVLLDVTPLTLGIETLGGVMTPIIERNSTIPIKKSKVFSTAVDMQPAVTVHVIQGERPLAKDNTSLGEFNLMGIPPAPRGMPKIEVSFDIDSSGILHVSAKDLGTKREQAITITASTKLSEGDIDKMVRQAQDHEEEDKRRKEEIEAKNNLDSTIYETEKVLSELGDKLSAEHKQNVEDELKKSKEALDSEDTSKLKAATEELRKVLQAAGASIYQQAAQASAEGPQFGAGGPEGAAGPAGGEKKKEEKKPEADEEKVVDAEYKVEGEEEKKKE, encoded by the coding sequence ATGGCAAAGGAGAAGATTATCGGGATAGACCTTGGGACCTCGAACTCCCAGGCAGCGGTAATGATTGGCGGAAAGCCCACCATTATCCCTTCAGCAGAGGGAGCTACCGTTGCAGGAAAGATGTTTCCCTCGATTGTTGCATTTACAAAGGAAGGCACTTTGCTTGTAGGCGAGCCGGCAAGGCGCCAGGTGGTTTCAAACCCCGAAGGAACTGTCAGCGGCGCAAAAAGGCAGATGGGGACAGGCCACAAATTCAAGCTTCACGGAAAAGAATACACCCCCCAGCAGATTTCGGCGTTTATCTTGCAGAAGATAAAGAGGGATGCTGAGGCATTCCTTGGCGAAACAATAAGAAAAGCTGTAATTACTGTCCCTGCTTACTTTAATGACAACCAGAGGCAGGCGACAAAGGACGCGGGAAAAATCGCGGGGCTGGAAGTTGAGCGGCTTGTTAACGAGCCGACTGCCGCCGCGATGGCTTACAACCTCGAAAAGGACGAGGAGTCCAAGATTCTGATTTTCGACCTCGGCGGAGGAACCCTGGACGTTACGATAATGGAATATGCAGAAGGCACTTTCACTGTCCTTTCGACGTCAGGCGACACTCACCTTGGCGGAAGGGACATGGATGAATCGCTTGTCGGCTATATTGTTTCTGAGTTTAAGAAGAAGGAAAATATTGACATATCAACCGACAAGATTGCAATGCAGAGGGTCAGGGAAGCGGCTGAAAAGGCAAAAATCGAGCTTTCGGCAGTTTTCGAGACCGAAATCAACCTGCCGTTTATTGCGATGTCGGGCGGTAGTGCCAAAAACCTTGAGATGAAGATTACCCGCTCGAAGCTTGACGAGCTTGTAGACACAATCGTCCAGAAGTGCAAGGTGCCTGTCGAGCAGGCGATTAAGGATTCTAAGCTTTCAAGAGGGGAAGTAGGCAAGGTGATTCTTGTCGGAGGCCCTACGAGGATGCCGCTTATCCAGAAGTTTGTCGAGGAAATCACAGGCAGAAAGCCGGAGAGGGGCGTTGACCCCATGGAGTGCGTTGCCCTTGGAGCAGCAGTACAGGGAGCAATTCTTGCAGGCGAAATAAAGGACCTCGTCCTGCTTGATGTTACTCCGCTGACCCTTGGAATTGAAACTTTAGGCGGCGTGATGACCCCAATTATAGAACGAAACAGCACGATTCCAATAAAGAAAAGCAAGGTCTTTTCAACCGCGGTCGACATGCAGCCGGCAGTGACGGTTCATGTAATTCAGGGAGAAAGGCCGCTTGCCAAAGACAACACCAGCTTGGGAGAGTTCAACCTTATGGGAATTCCTCCAGCCCCCAGAGGGATGCCAAAAATCGAGGTCAGCTTTGACATTGATTCCAGCGGAATACTTCATGTTTCAGCCAAAGACTTGGGCACTAAAAGAGAGCAGGCCATCACAATAACCGCTTCGACAAAGCTTTCTGAGGGCGACATCGACAAGATGGTGAGGCAGGCCCAGGACCACGAGGAAGAAGACAAGAGAAGAAAGGAGGAAATCGAGGCGAAAAACAACCTTGATTCCACTATCTACGAAACTGAGAAAGTCCTTTCCGAGCTTGGTGACAAGCTTTCGGCAGAGCACAAGCAGAATGTGGAGGACGAGCTAAAGAAATCAAAAGAGGCACTGGATTCTGAAGACACTTCAAAGCTGAAAGCCGCAACCGAGGAGCTTAGGAAGGTCCTTCAGGCGGCAGGCGCGTCAATTTACCAGCAGGCAGCCCAGGCATCTGCAGAAGGGCCGCAGTTTGGCGCTGGAGGGCCAGAAGGTGCAGCAGGCCCGGCAGGAGGGGAGAAAAAGAAGGAAGAAAAGAAGCCGGAGGCAGATGAAGAAAAGGTTGTTGACGCTGAGTACAAGGTTGAAGGAGAGGAAGAGAAGAAGAAGGAATGA
- a CDS encoding nucleotide exchange factor GrpE, whose amino-acid sequence MPKNVEEVPRKIVRKELEKKPEQQAVKPTVKPARDLEKELKQAKEREEETLTKLKYLQAEFDNYRKHYDKERLEFVKFANVGLVGDLLTVLDEFERAIEAIGDEETRKGMALLQGNLLKVLKKHGLERIEAAGHKFDPYFHEVMLMQESEGDEGLVLSELQKGYKLNGKVIRSSKVVVSKARPENPGSASA is encoded by the coding sequence ATGCCAAAAAACGTCGAGGAAGTCCCGAGAAAAATTGTCAGAAAAGAGCTGGAAAAAAAGCCGGAGCAGCAAGCAGTAAAGCCCACCGTAAAACCGGCAAGGGACCTGGAAAAGGAGCTAAAACAAGCAAAAGAGAGGGAGGAAGAAACTCTGACAAAGCTCAAATATCTCCAGGCGGAGTTTGACAATTACAGAAAACATTACGACAAGGAGCGGTTGGAATTTGTAAAATTTGCAAATGTGGGGCTTGTCGGCGACCTCCTGACTGTGCTAGACGAGTTCGAGCGGGCGATAGAAGCCATAGGCGACGAGGAAACCCGGAAAGGCATGGCTCTTCTCCAGGGAAACCTCCTCAAAGTCCTGAAAAAGCACGGGCTTGAGAGAATCGAGGCGGCCGGGCACAAGTTTGACCCGTACTTCCATGAAGTGATGCTTATGCAGGAAAGCGAGGGCGATGAGGGGCTCGTCCTCTCCGAGCTCCAGAAGGGCTACAAGCTGAACGGGAAGGTCATACGGAGCTCGAAAGTTGTTGTTTCGAAGGCAAGGCCGGAAAACCCGGGAAGCGCTTCTGCGTAA